The Alphaproteobacteria bacterium DNA window ACGCCGCAACATGCCGTCGCTGAGCGTCATGACCAGATCCAGAGTCTGGTTGTAGCGCCAGTCGCCACAGACACTGAGGGTTTCGCTGCGAACGATACCGCTGGCCGAGGTCGCCCCGTGACTGGCGGTGGCGCCGGTGTCGGTCAGGGAGTAGAGCGCGCGATGGGGCACCAGGCCCTGGGCAGCGGCCTGCCCCGCCGTAGCGGCGACCCCAGCCGTAGCCAGCGCCAGCGCCGCACCCAGCGCTATCCGGCGGCAGGCTGGCGGCGGCCGGAACCGTCTGACGAAGGCCTGAATGATCATGGCGACGGCATTCTCCAGAAGCCACGGGCCAGGGTGCGACCGGACGCTGACCGAGGCGTCCATTCTTGCACCTCAGCCGGCGAGAGGTTAGCCAGTATGCCATGAAATAGCGGCGGCAAGCGGGCCTCCGGGATATGAGGCCCTGGCCAAGACCAGGACGTGGCGAAGAGGAGCAGGTATGGCGGAAAAACCGGTCGTTTTTGTCACCCGGCGGCTGCCGGAGGCCGTTGAAGCACGGCTGCAACGGGACTTCGCGCCGCGCCTCAACCCTGATGATGTTCAACCGAGCGCCGAGCAGACCATCGCCGGCTGCGCCGGTGCGGCGGCACTGCTGCCCTGCCCCACCGACAAGCTGACGCCCGAGCTGATTGCCGGCCTGCCCGACTCGATCAAGATCATCGCCACGTTTTCCGTGGGCTATGACCACATCAATTTGCCCGCCGCCAAGGAACGGGGCATCATCGTCACCAACACACCGGGCGTCCTGACCGATGCCACAGCCGACATCGCCATGTTGCTGATGCTGGGCGCGGCACGGCGGGCCGGCGAAGGCGAGCATCTGATGCGCACCAGAAGCTGGGCGGGATGGGCGCCGACCCACATGATGGGCCAGCACGTCAGCGGCAAGGCGGTAGGCATTGTCGGCATGGGCCGGATCGGTCAGGCCTTCGCCGACCGTTGCCGCGCCTTCGGCATGACGATTCACTACCACAGCCGCTCGCCCAAGGCCGAAGAGGACGCCAAGGGCGCCCACTATCACGGCGACCTGGAAGAGATGCTGGGACAGGTGGACGTGCTGTCCCTGCATTGTCCGTCAACGGCGGAAACCCGCAAGCTGCTGAACGCCGAACGGTTGGCCAAGCTGCCGCCTCACGCCATTGTGGTGAATACCGCGCGTGGCGATGTGGTTGATGACGATGCGCTGGTCCAGGCGCTGAAAGACGGCGTCATCGCCGGCGCCGGTCTCGACGTCTATACCGGCGAGCCAAAAGTGCATGCTGGTTATGCGGATCTGGCCAACACTTTCCTTCTGCCGCACCTGGGCAGCGCCACGATTGAGACGCGCAACGCCATGGGGTTCAAGGCGCTGGACAATCTGGATGATTATTTCGCCGGGCGGCCGCCACGCGACCGGCTGGTCTGACCTACCAGGCGGAAAGCACCAGGGCGCAGGGCGGCGGCGCGCCGCCAGGACAGCGCAAAATCAGCCAGGCATCCGGCGCCACCTGCTGCCGCAGCCGGGCCAGACTGGCGGTCGCCACGGCCGGGGTCAGTGGCCCCACCGACAGGCGGTGCCAGGTCTGGCCGGACACCTCCGCCGGAATCACCGACAGCGGCAGACCACCCAGAAGGGGCATGAAGCGGGCCTGCGCGCGATTGGCGCGCTCCGGCTCCTGAAAACTGGCGACGACGATCCAGGCCTCAGGCGTGACGCGCACGGCGACCTGTGGCGGCGCACCATCATCAAGCACCGCATGGGGGCCGGCCGGCGCGCCGGTCAATAGCGGCGTGGCGGGCAGAATCTGGCGCCAGGCCATGGTCTGGTCATGGGCCAGGCTCCGCGCCGGGGCCACATGCATGGCAAGGGCCGCGATCATCAGCCATTGGGGCAATGATCGGGGCAATGATCGGGACCACGAGCCAGGCCGGGAGCAGCACACGGGCTTTCTCCGCAGGTGAGGCTACAGCCTGGCCCCGGCACCTTACGGAAGGCTTAAGCGGTACGCCCCTTGCGTAGCGCGGCGCATGACGGCACGGATGGCAGCGGCACGAGGAGGTTGCCACGGCAAGGCCGGGCTAGGCGGGCTAGGCGGGCTCGTCAGAAGAAGCGGGGCCGGAAACTGCCGGCGCGACGGGCCGCGGCGGCTCCACCACCCGGATGTGCAGCTCACGCTGGCGCGCCGCATCAATCGGCGCCGGCGCCCCCATCATCACGTCCTCGGCCTGCTGGTTGAGCGGAAACGCCACGATCTCCCGCAAGTTCGGCTCGTCGGCCAGCATCATCACAATGCGGTCTATACCCGGGGCCGAGCCGCCATGGGGCGGCGCGCCATAGCGCAGGGCCGACAACATCCCGCCGAACCGCGCCTCCACCTCCGCCGCATCATAGCCGGCAATAGCAAAGGCCTTGAGCATGATGTCCGGGCGGTGATTACGGATGGCGCCTGACGACAGTTCCACACCGTTGCAGACGATGTCGTACTGATAGGCCTTGACCTCCAGCGGCGACTGGGTCTCCAGCGCCTCCAGCCCGCCCTGGGGCATGGAAAAGGGATTGTGGCTGAACTCAATACGGCCACTGGTCTCGTCCCGCTCATACATCGGATAGTCAACGATCCAGCAAAAGCGGAATGCGTCCTTCTCGCCGAGGGCAAGCTCCGTCGCCAGGCGGGTGCGGGCGAGACCGGCCAGCCGGGCCGCGGCCGCCGGCCCGTCGCAGGCAAAGAACACCGCATCGCCATCCGCGAGATCAAGCGCCTGGCGGATAGCCTCAATCCGCGCCGGCTCCAGATTGCGGGCGATGGGCCCCTGCCCCGCGCCGTCGGCAAAGGTGATATAGCCGAGGCCACCGGCCCCTTCCTCGCGCGCCCAGTCGTTCAGCTTGTCGAAAAAACTGCGCGGCCGGCCACCGGCGCCGGGCGCAGGTATGGCGCGCACTATCGAACCGGCGGCAACCGCGCGCGCGAACAGACCGAAGCCGGACCCGGCAAAGGCATGGGTCACATCGCGGATAAGCAGCGGATTGCGCAGGTCCGGCTTGTCGCTGCCGTAGAGCAGCATGGCGTCGTCATAAGCGATTCGCGGAAATGGCGCCGGTGTGACCGCGCGCGGGGTCGTCCGGCCAAAGGCGGCAAACTCCTCAAACACCCCATGGATAACGGGCTCGATGGCCGCGAAGACATCGTCCTGGGTGACGAAGCTCATCTCGAAATCCAGTTGGTAGAACTCTCCCGGTGACCGGTCGGCGCGGCTGTCTTCATCGCGGAAGCACGGGGCAATCTGGAAATAGCGATCAAAGCCGGCAACCATCAGCAACTGCTTGAACATCTGCGGCGCCTGCGGCAGGGCATAGAAGCGCCCGGGGTGACGACGACTGGGCACCAGATAGTCGCGCGCGCCTTCCGGCGAGGTGGCGGACAGGATCGGCGTCTGAAACTCTGTAAAGCCGGAGTCGATCATACGGCGACGGATGGACGAAATCACATCACTGCGCAGATGCATGTGGCGCTGCATCTTCTCACGGCGAAGATCGAGGTAGCGATAGCGCAGACGGGTTTCCTCGCCATAGTCGGTGTCACTGTTGACCTGAAGCGGCAAGGGGTCGGCCACCGACAGAATGGAAAGCGATTGGATACGCAGCTCCACCTCGCCGGTGGGCAGATCCGCATTGACCGTCTCGGCGTTTCGTTTGACGACGGTCCCGGTCACCGTGATGACGGTTTCCAGCCGCTGCGCCTCCACCTCAGTGAAGAGAGGGTTTTCATTATCGATCACGCACTGGGCGATGCCGGAATTGTCGCGGAGGTCCACAAACAGCAACTGACCATGGTCGCGCTTGCGGTGAATCCAGCCGGACAGGCGAACCGTCTCACCGGCATGTGACAGCCGGAGCGCGCCGCAGGTATGAGTTCGGTATGGATGCATGGCCCCCGACCAGGACGTGATAAAGCCCACGGAACAGCGCCCGCAGGTGCCGGCCAATGGCCATGGCGCACCCGGACTTGTCAACCGCCGTCGTAGGACGGCGGGGGCGCGACGGGGTGCGCGGCGGGTGATAACAGGTGGCGACCAGCCGCGGCTGACCACCGCAACCGGCCGGGCGGCGCTTTTCGCGCCGGCACAAGCCGTGTATGCCTAGGGGCATGCCTGATTTTCCCCTGCCCATCACCACCACCGACGACCTTGATGCCTTCTGTCGCAGCGTAGCCGACGAGGAGTTCATCACGGTTGATACGGAGTTCATCCGCGAGCGCACCTACTGGCCACGTCTGTGCCTGATTCAGGTGGGCGGGCCGCAGGCGGCGGTGGCCATAGACCCGCTGGCCGACGGCCTGGAGCTGGAGCCGTTGTTCAGTCTGATGCGCAAGCCGGACATGACCAAGGTGTTTCACGCCGGTCGCCAGGACCTGGAAATATTCTTTCACCTGATGGGGACGTTGCCGGCGCCGGTCTTTGACAGCCAGATCGCCGCCATGGTCTGCGGCTTCGGCGACTCCGTCGCCTATGACACGCTGGCGACCCGTTTGGACAATGCCCGCATCGACAAGTCCATGCGCTTCACCGACTGGGCGCTGCGCCCGCTGAGCGACCGTCAGCTCGACTACGCCCTGGCCGACGTCACCCACCTGCGGCCGATCTATGAGACGCTGCGCGATCAGTTGGCGAAGACCGGCCGGGCCGAGTGGGTTGCCGAGGAAGACGCCAAGCTGACCCACCCAGCCACCTATGAGTTCGATCCGGACAAGGCCTGGCAACGCCTGAAAGTGCGCCGGCCGACGCCTGAAATCCTGGCGGTTCTGCGCGAGGTGGCGGCGGTGCGCGAGCGCGAGGCACAGAATCGCGACGTGCCGCGCAACCGTATCCTGCGCGATGAGGCACTGGTGGAGATCGCCCAGAGCCGCCCGGCCGACGCCAGGGCGCTGGACCGCATCCGCGCCGTGCCCAACGGGTTCGGCCGCTCAAAACTGGGCGAGGCTCTGCTTGACGCGGTGGTGCGCGGCCTGGCGGTACCGGCGGACGAACGGCCCAGGCCACCACCGCCGCGCGGACGCGACGGCGCGCCGGGTGAGGTGGTGGAGCTGCTCAAGGTCCTGCTGCGCCTGCTGTGCGAGGCCGAAGGTGTGGCCCAGCGCCTGGTGGCATCGAGCGACGACCTGGAGCGGATTGCCGCCGAGGGGGCGGCGGCAGATGTGCCGGCCATGGGCGGTTGGCGGCGTCATCTGTTTGGCGACAAGGCCCTGGCCCTGGCCAACGGCGACGTGGCTTTAGCCATCGGCCGCCAGGGACTGCGCCTGCTGGAGTTGGACGGCGACGACTTGCAGGACACCACGCCAACAGCGCGCAACGTGCGGCCGGCGCGACGCCGCAAGAAGGGCGGCGGGCGGACAGCGGCAGAAACGGAAAGCGCTGCCGACGACGCCCTGGTGGGTAAGGGCTGACGCCAGTGGCCGGCCGGTGGTGCAGTGTCCGGGCATGGCTGGCAGTCCTGCTGCCCGCCATTGTGACAGCCGGCGCAGTGACGGCCGGCGCGGCCATGGCCGACGAGCCACGGTTCATTGTCCCGGTGGACTGTGACATGGGCCTGGTTTGCGCCATCCAGCAGCATGTGGACCGCGACCCCGGCCAGGGCATCGCCGACTTCGCCGGTGGCCGGCTGACCTATGACGGACATGACGGCACCGATTTCCGGGTGCGTGACCGGGTCGATATGGCACGCGGCGTCCCGGTGGTGGCCGCCGCCGCCGGCACGGTCCTGCGGGTACGCGATGGCGAGGCGGATATCGAAGGGCGCGCCCGCGATGCGGCAATCGCCGCCGACCGCATGGCCGGCAACGGGGTGGTGATCGATCACGGGGACGGCTGGGAAACGCAATACTCCCACCTGCGTCAGGACAGTATCGCCGTGATCCCCGGCCAACGGGTCGCCGCCGGCGATGTTCTGGGCCTGGTCGGCCAGTCGGGATTCGCTGATTTTCCCCATGTCCATTTCGCGGTCCGCCACAACGGCCAGGCCATCGACCCCTTCGGGCAAGACCAGCAGAGCGATCTGTGGGACGACAGCGCCGACGCTGTCCTCGGCTATCGCGGCGGCGGCATCCTCAACCTCGGCTTTACACCCAACCCGCCGCGCATGGAGGGCGTGGAACGCGGCGTCTACAGCACCACGGAATTGCCTTCGACGATTGACGCGATCATCGTCTGGACGGCACTGTTCGGTGTTCGTGTGGGCGACCGGATCGACCTGGTGCTGAGCGATCCGGACGGCGGCGTGGTGGTGAGCCAGGCGATCACCGTGGAGCGTGACCGGGCCAGCCAGTTGTACTTTGCCGGCCGCCGCAAACCGGATGGCGACTGGCAGCCCGGGCTTTACCTGCTGACCGTCAGGTTCGACCGGCCGGCGGGTGTCATGCCGGCACGCCAGGAAGAGCGCTCCGCCAGACTGGTGGTCACCCCGTGAAGTTCCTCTATTTCCTGCGCCACGGCAAAGCCGAGGCGCCGCAGTTCGATCAGGAGGACCGCGACCGCCGCCTGACATCCAGTGGACAGCG harbors:
- a CDS encoding D-glycerate dehydrogenase; its protein translation is MAEKPVVFVTRRLPEAVEARLQRDFAPRLNPDDVQPSAEQTIAGCAGAAALLPCPTDKLTPELIAGLPDSIKIIATFSVGYDHINLPAAKERGIIVTNTPGVLTDATADIAMLLMLGAARRAGEGEHLMRTRSWAGWAPTHMMGQHVSGKAVGIVGMGRIGQAFADRCRAFGMTIHYHSRSPKAEEDAKGAHYHGDLEEMLGQVDVLSLHCPSTAETRKLLNAERLAKLPPHAIVVNTARGDVVDDDALVQALKDGVIAGAGLDVYTGEPKVHAGYADLANTFLLPHLGSATIETRNAMGFKALDNLDDYFAGRPPRDRLV
- a CDS encoding SPOR domain-containing protein, producing MIAALAMHVAPARSLAHDQTMAWRQILPATPLLTGAPAGPHAVLDDGAPPQVAVRVTPEAWIVVASFQEPERANRAQARFMPLLGGLPLSVIPAEVSGQTWHRLSVGPLTPAVATASLARLRQQVAPDAWLILRCPGGAPPPCALVLSAW
- the aspS gene encoding aspartate--tRNA ligase, producing MHPYRTHTCGALRLSHAGETVRLSGWIHRKRDHGQLLFVDLRDNSGIAQCVIDNENPLFTEVEAQRLETVITVTGTVVKRNAETVNADLPTGEVELRIQSLSILSVADPLPLQVNSDTDYGEETRLRYRYLDLRREKMQRHMHLRSDVISSIRRRMIDSGFTEFQTPILSATSPEGARDYLVPSRRHPGRFYALPQAPQMFKQLLMVAGFDRYFQIAPCFRDEDSRADRSPGEFYQLDFEMSFVTQDDVFAAIEPVIHGVFEEFAAFGRTTPRAVTPAPFPRIAYDDAMLLYGSDKPDLRNPLLIRDVTHAFAGSGFGLFARAVAAGSIVRAIPAPGAGGRPRSFFDKLNDWAREEGAGGLGYITFADGAGQGPIARNLEPARIEAIRQALDLADGDAVFFACDGPAAAARLAGLARTRLATELALGEKDAFRFCWIVDYPMYERDETSGRIEFSHNPFSMPQGGLEALETQSPLEVKAYQYDIVCNGVELSSGAIRNHRPDIMLKAFAIAGYDAAEVEARFGGMLSALRYGAPPHGGSAPGIDRIVMMLADEPNLREIVAFPLNQQAEDVMMGAPAPIDAARQRELHIRVVEPPRPVAPAVSGPASSDEPA
- the rnd gene encoding ribonuclease D gives rise to the protein MPDFPLPITTTDDLDAFCRSVADEEFITVDTEFIRERTYWPRLCLIQVGGPQAAVAIDPLADGLELEPLFSLMRKPDMTKVFHAGRQDLEIFFHLMGTLPAPVFDSQIAAMVCGFGDSVAYDTLATRLDNARIDKSMRFTDWALRPLSDRQLDYALADVTHLRPIYETLRDQLAKTGRAEWVAEEDAKLTHPATYEFDPDKAWQRLKVRRPTPEILAVLREVAAVREREAQNRDVPRNRILRDEALVEIAQSRPADARALDRIRAVPNGFGRSKLGEALLDAVVRGLAVPADERPRPPPPRGRDGAPGEVVELLKVLLRLLCEAEGVAQRLVASSDDLERIAAEGAAADVPAMGGWRRHLFGDKALALANGDVALAIGRQGLRLLELDGDDLQDTTPTARNVRPARRRKKGGGRTAAETESAADDALVGKG
- a CDS encoding M23 family metallopeptidase, with amino-acid sequence MADEPRFIVPVDCDMGLVCAIQQHVDRDPGQGIADFAGGRLTYDGHDGTDFRVRDRVDMARGVPVVAAAAGTVLRVRDGEADIEGRARDAAIAADRMAGNGVVIDHGDGWETQYSHLRQDSIAVIPGQRVAAGDVLGLVGQSGFADFPHVHFAVRHNGQAIDPFGQDQQSDLWDDSADAVLGYRGGGILNLGFTPNPPRMEGVERGVYSTTELPSTIDAIIVWTALFGVRVGDRIDLVLSDPDGGVVVSQAITVERDRASQLYFAGRRKPDGDWQPGLYLLTVRFDRPAGVMPARQEERSARLVVTP